The following proteins are encoded in a genomic region of Athene noctua unplaced genomic scaffold, bAthNoc1.hap1.1 HAP1_HAP1_scaffold_36, whole genome shotgun sequence:
- the LOC141974231 gene encoding olfactory receptor 14J1-like: MSYDRYVAICKPLHYGTLLGSRACVHMAAAAWGTGFLNSLLHTANTFSLPLCQGNTLDQFFCEIPQILKLSCSHSYLREVGLIMVSACLAFGCFVFIVVSYVQIFRAVLRIPSEQGRHKAFSTCLPHLAVVSVLISTALFAYLKPPSISSPSLDLVVSFLYSVVPPAVNPLIYSMRNQEIKDSLRNLITRSE, from the exons atgtcctacgaccgctacgttgccatctgcaaacccctgcactacgggaccctcctgggcagcagagcttgtgtccacatggcagcagctgcctggggcactgggttcctcaattctctcctgcacacggccaacacattttcactacctctctgccagggcaacaccctggaccagttcttctgtgaaatcccccagatcctcaagctctcctgctcacactcctacctcagggaagttgggcttatcatggtcagtgcctgtttggcttttgggtgttttgtgttcattgtggtgtcctatgtgcagatcttcagggccgtgctgaggatcccctctgagcagggacggcacaaagccttttccacgtgcctccctcacctggccgtggtctccgtGTTAATCAGCACAGCTCtatttgcctacctgaagccgccctccatctcctccccatccctggacctggtggtgtcatttctgtactcggtggtgcctccagcagtgaaccccctcatctacagcatgaggaaccaggagatcaaggattccctgaggaatctgataactagat CGGAGTGA
- the LOC141974232 gene encoding olfactory receptor 14J1-like: MSYDRYVAICKPLHYGTLLGSRACVHMAAAAWGTGFLNSLLHTANTFSLPLCQGNTLDQFFCEIPQILKLSCSHSYLREVGLIMVSACLAFGCFVFIVVSYVQIFRAVLRVPSEQGRHKAFSTCLPHLAVVSVLISTALFAYLKPPSISSPSLDLVVSFLYSVVPPAVNPLIYSMRNQEIKDSLRNLITRCYAEGSE; this comes from the exons atgtcctacgaccgctacgttgccatctgcaaacccctgcactacgggaccctcctgggcagcagagcttgtgtccacatggcagcagctgcctggggcactgggttcctcaattctctcctgcacacggccaacacattttcactgcctctctgccagggcaacaccctggaccagttcttctgtgaaatcccccagatcctcaagctctcctgctcacactcctacctcagggaagttgggcttatcatggtcagtgcctgtttggcttttgggtgttttgtgttcattgtggtgtcctatgtgcagatcttcagggccgtgctgagggtcccctctgagcagggacggcacaaagccttttccacgtgcctccctcacctggccgtggtctccgtGTTAATCAGCACGGCTCtatttgcctacctgaagccgccctccatctcctccccatccctggacctggtggtgtcatttctgtactcggtggtgcctccagcagtgaaccccctcatctacagcatgaggaaccaggagatcaaggattccctgaggaatctgataactagatgttatgctgaa ggcagtgagtga